A section of the Paenibacillus yonginensis genome encodes:
- a CDS encoding DUF58 domain-containing protein, with amino-acid sequence MSRLKLRSLKRSRRLSGIKLFGFVWAICLLYVLFQGGKTSIMLFVMVSLLAVYWLLSLLGTKLKTRGSRSLSTDGDRRLLQAGDQVRIKFRMEPPRFLPVPYVIVREVLKRHSGESWSFEESIVPKVRSGGELVYQTPPLERGSYSFTDTELVYEDIFGLVEHKRTVAVPGNFQVLPRTIFIPRWQLFERGLRFAGPQTQQAQSRHETTQIGGVRDYVPGDRMTRIHWNATARTGELKSKEFEHESMPNTMLILDGSAESYPHADLFELAVSTAASLLDYGGRNLIRMGLCTLNASPRIFPPELGPHQHQQMLHHLVDLLPDGQSYAEGYAFMESQSHQFRSGQLLVYISPRSLESFSGMLQFARQRQMTLYHIQIGGFNSRESGSFQKPVWPGAGIQSTHLNTLEELPAAVGGGRV; translated from the coding sequence ATGTCCAGACTTAAATTAAGAAGCCTGAAGAGAAGCCGCAGACTTTCCGGCATCAAGCTGTTTGGCTTCGTATGGGCAATCTGTTTGCTCTATGTCCTGTTTCAAGGGGGCAAAACCTCCATTATGTTATTTGTGATGGTCTCCCTGCTGGCCGTGTATTGGCTGCTGAGCTTGCTTGGCACTAAGCTTAAGACGCGAGGTTCCAGATCCTTGTCCACGGACGGGGACCGTCGGCTGCTGCAGGCCGGGGACCAGGTGCGGATCAAATTCCGGATGGAGCCTCCGCGTTTTCTGCCGGTTCCCTATGTCATTGTGCGGGAAGTGCTGAAGCGCCACAGCGGGGAATCCTGGTCCTTTGAGGAAAGCATCGTTCCGAAGGTTCGCTCCGGAGGCGAACTGGTCTACCAGACGCCCCCGCTTGAACGAGGCAGCTATTCCTTTACGGATACCGAATTGGTCTATGAGGATATATTTGGCCTTGTGGAACATAAACGTACGGTTGCCGTTCCGGGCAACTTCCAGGTGCTGCCCAGAACCATATTTATACCAAGATGGCAGCTGTTTGAACGTGGACTCCGCTTTGCCGGTCCACAGACGCAGCAGGCTCAATCCCGCCATGAAACGACGCAGATCGGCGGGGTGCGTGATTATGTGCCCGGAGACCGCATGACGCGGATTCACTGGAACGCAACGGCCAGAACGGGTGAACTCAAATCCAAGGAGTTTGAACATGAATCCATGCCGAATACGATGCTGATCCTCGACGGCAGCGCAGAGAGTTATCCGCATGCCGATCTGTTTGAACTCGCGGTTTCAACTGCCGCATCGCTGCTTGATTATGGCGGACGGAACCTGATTCGAATGGGCTTGTGCACATTGAATGCGTCCCCGAGGATTTTTCCGCCGGAGCTCGGTCCTCACCAGCACCAGCAAATGCTGCACCACCTGGTTGATCTGCTTCCGGATGGTCAAAGCTATGCGGAGGGTTATGCCTTTATGGAGTCTCAGAGTCATCAGTTCCGCAGCGGTCAGCTGCTTGTTTATATCAGTCCGCGATCGCTGGAGAGCTTTTCAGGAATGCTCCAATTTGCCCGTCAACGTCAGATGACGTTGTACCACATTCAAATCGGCGGCTTTAATTCCAGAGAATCAGGCTCTTTCCAGAAACCGGTGTGGCCGGGAGCGGGCATACAAAGCACGCATTTGAATACGCTGGAGGAACTTCCCGCCGCGGTTGGAGGTGGACGAGTATGA
- the yqeH gene encoding ribosome biogenesis GTPase YqeH — protein sequence MTTAQDNSVLPRCSGCGISLQTTDTSKPGYVPEKAMQNDPVICQRCFRIKNYNESSSVTPDQDEFLRLLGQIGTKDALVIHIVDIFDFQGSVISGLQRFIGNNPVLLAVNKIDLLPKVSNWNKIRNWVQKQAKDAGLKVEDVILCSAKQNDGFDRLLEAIGQHRGDRDVYVVGATNVGKSTLINRLIRDYSDLEQELTTSRYPGTTLDMVNIPLDDGKFIVDTPGIMYPSRYTELVDTRDLGVLLPEKALKPAVYQLNEGQTLFFGGFARFDFIQGTGYHHSFTCFVSGRVPIHRTKLERADQLFAAHAGELLSPPTKDNIEKLPAWTRHEFRIAKGSHSDVFISGLGWVKVNSDQGSIIAVHAPKGVKVMVRDSLI from the coding sequence ATGACAACTGCTCAAGACAACTCCGTACTGCCGCGCTGCAGCGGCTGCGGAATTTCCTTGCAGACGACAGATACAAGCAAACCCGGGTATGTGCCGGAGAAGGCGATGCAGAATGATCCTGTTATTTGTCAGCGCTGTTTCCGGATTAAAAATTACAACGAGTCCTCATCGGTTACTCCAGATCAGGACGAATTCCTGCGTCTCCTGGGCCAGATTGGCACCAAGGATGCGCTGGTGATCCATATCGTGGATATTTTTGATTTCCAGGGCAGCGTCATCAGCGGGCTGCAGCGTTTCATCGGCAACAATCCAGTGCTGCTTGCTGTTAATAAGATTGATTTGCTGCCGAAAGTCTCCAACTGGAACAAGATCCGCAACTGGGTGCAGAAGCAGGCCAAAGATGCGGGGCTTAAAGTGGAGGATGTCATTTTGTGCAGCGCCAAGCAGAACGACGGATTTGACCGTCTGCTGGAGGCCATCGGCCAACATCGGGGCGACCGTGACGTCTATGTGGTTGGAGCGACCAATGTCGGCAAATCAACGCTGATCAACCGTTTGATCCGTGATTACAGCGACCTGGAGCAGGAGCTGACGACCTCCCGTTATCCGGGAACAACGCTGGATATGGTTAATATTCCGCTGGATGACGGCAAGTTTATCGTAGATACGCCGGGGATTATGTATCCTTCCCGTTATACAGAGCTCGTGGATACACGCGATCTTGGCGTGCTGCTGCCCGAGAAGGCGCTTAAACCGGCTGTTTATCAGCTGAACGAAGGACAAACGTTGTTCTTCGGCGGATTCGCGCGGTTTGATTTCATACAAGGAACGGGATACCATCATTCCTTCACCTGCTTTGTAAGCGGACGGGTGCCGATTCACCGGACCAAGCTGGAACGGGCGGATCAGCTGTTTGCTGCTCATGCGGGAGAGCTGCTGTCCCCGCCAACCAAAGACAATATTGAGAAGTTGCCTGCCTGGACAAGACATGAGTTCCGGATTGCCAAAGGCTCTCATTCAGACGTGTTTATTTCCGGCCTGGGCTGGGTTAAAGTCAACAGCGATCAAGGATCGATCATTGCCGTCCATGCCCCTAAAGGCGTTAAAGTCATGGTGCGGGATTCACTGATTTAA
- the spoVAE gene encoding stage V sporulation protein AE, giving the protein MIFLWAFLIGGAFCVVGQLMFDVAKLTPAHTMSTLVVIGAVLDGLGLYEPLVKFAGAGASVPITSFGNSLVHGAITELHRDGWIGVITGIFDVTSAGISSAIIFSFLAALVVRPKG; this is encoded by the coding sequence ATGATTTTTTTATGGGCTTTTCTTATTGGAGGCGCATTCTGTGTAGTCGGACAGCTGATGTTTGATGTGGCCAAGCTGACTCCTGCCCATACGATGAGTACGCTTGTTGTCATCGGTGCGGTTCTGGACGGCCTGGGTTTATACGAGCCGCTCGTTAAATTCGCCGGTGCCGGAGCTTCTGTGCCGATTACCAGCTTCGGCAACTCGCTTGTGCATGGGGCGATTACCGAGCTGCACCGGGACGGCTGGATCGGCGTGATTACCGGGATCTTTGATGTGACCAGTGCCGGGATTTCTTCGGCAATCATCTTCTCGTTCCTGGCGGCTTTGGTTGTTCGCCCGAAAGGCTGA
- a CDS encoding nicotinate-nucleotide adenylyltransferase has translation MTARKKVGIMGGAFDPIHTGHLLAAEAARDQYGLEEVWFMPSHQPPHKAKAGVSGEQRLELVKAAIQSNPAFHPLDIELRRGGISYTVDTMKQLLAEHPAYEFYFIIGADMVNYLPKWEGIDELVQMITFIGLQRPGSMLELDSLPEFIQDGVVLAEMPLVDISSSLIRSRLRQGKSIRYLVPDAVYDLMIRSGAYGIHP, from the coding sequence ATGACGGCAAGAAAAAAAGTAGGCATTATGGGCGGCGCTTTCGATCCGATCCATACCGGCCATCTGCTGGCGGCAGAAGCGGCGAGAGATCAGTACGGACTTGAAGAAGTGTGGTTTATGCCCTCGCATCAGCCGCCTCATAAAGCCAAAGCTGGTGTAAGCGGCGAACAGCGTCTCGAGCTGGTTAAAGCGGCGATTCAAAGCAATCCGGCCTTTCATCCGCTGGACATCGAGCTGCGCAGAGGCGGGATCTCCTACACGGTGGATACGATGAAGCAGCTACTGGCCGAACATCCGGCTTATGAGTTTTATTTTATTATCGGAGCGGATATGGTGAACTACCTTCCGAAGTGGGAGGGGATCGACGAGCTGGTTCAGATGATTACCTTCATTGGTCTGCAGCGTCCGGGGAGCATGCTGGAGCTCGATTCCCTGCCGGAGTTTATTCAGGATGGCGTAGTGCTGGCCGAAATGCCGCTTGTCGATATTTCCTCCAGCCTGATCCGCAGCCGGCTCAGACAAGGCAAATCAATCCGTTATCTGGTGCCGGACGCGGTTTATGATCTGATGATAAGGAGCGGAGCGTATGGCATTCACCCGTGA
- a CDS encoding transglutaminase TgpA family protein, translating into MSKLGNWSRSWYSLASVVWLFIMAYQWYRFTEPVWLDKTSNLVLYTLIVTAAAEFLPVGSVFRWLLKLTAIVILHIRLLGLHQIFSEQYAYLPYSLKMRMAFEQLAPYIWFTIAAWALFELAARVIDRRSRILLFLGLNIIALTILDSFTPYSLWSETAWCVFAGMGWLVSNHFRRMELNHPRGWKALRRRPLRILANIAFIFAAVLWIGVSVPTISPVLEDPYTLMQKYWNGGHGADAGSTSDGTASGKSGSGSSGTTSGYSRDDSKLGGGFQFDSSPVMNVVTDSRVYWRGETREYYTGTGWIDDARENTGPRSAESGEEVVNPQAGTAAKHQITQRVTMLNQEKYPVLFGAYSITQVDIPPDASDADIKPKLIWSGKRATMYWGGFTSGSRGNGNYPRQYTVVSEVPEYSEDELQKESFNQLYGAGSGDEQAYLQLPSAFPDRVKDLAQQVTSSTSTPYGKVMLLRDYLRTNFRYTNTPDLSKKKSSDFVDSFLFEIKEGYCDYFSTALVMMARSLDIPARWVKGYAPGQLGAASDLAEKSAAPDNNPQTYMVTNADAHSWAEIYLGETYGWIPVEATPGFTLPDSTPVQEQEDEPAEQQQPEEEKETSQPDEPVQASVSDGRFPASVIGWVLAAALLLWASFAAWRNRTALYFLLLRLRHGQHLTDADKVVAESRRWLAIMKRQGYGRAEHETIREAAQRWERVQPEVAERLEPLLRQFEQAKYSAESVGQEDWRTTIKLSRELKAFVRKQKRKQAG; encoded by the coding sequence ATGAGTAAGCTGGGGAACTGGTCGAGATCATGGTACTCTTTGGCCTCTGTAGTCTGGCTGTTCATTATGGCTTACCAGTGGTATAGGTTTACGGAGCCTGTCTGGCTGGATAAAACCTCAAACCTTGTTTTATATACACTGATTGTCACCGCTGCAGCTGAATTTCTGCCTGTCGGCTCGGTCTTCCGGTGGCTGCTGAAGTTAACCGCCATAGTCATCCTTCATATTAGATTATTAGGTTTGCACCAAATTTTTTCGGAGCAGTATGCGTATCTTCCTTATTCTTTGAAAATGCGAATGGCGTTTGAACAATTGGCGCCTTATATCTGGTTCACGATCGCAGCATGGGCTTTATTCGAGCTTGCCGCCCGCGTCATTGACAGGCGAAGCCGGATCCTTCTGTTTCTTGGGCTCAATATTATTGCTCTTACGATTTTGGATTCCTTCACCCCGTATTCCTTATGGAGCGAAACGGCCTGGTGCGTATTTGCCGGCATGGGCTGGCTGGTCAGCAACCATTTCCGGCGGATGGAGCTGAACCATCCCCGCGGCTGGAAAGCGCTGCGGCGAAGACCGCTGCGAATTCTCGCCAATATCGCTTTTATATTTGCCGCTGTGCTATGGATCGGGGTCAGCGTGCCGACGATCAGCCCTGTGCTTGAAGATCCCTACACGCTGATGCAGAAATATTGGAATGGCGGACATGGGGCGGATGCCGGGAGCACATCTGACGGTACTGCCTCCGGCAAATCGGGCAGTGGTTCCTCGGGAACCACCTCCGGATACAGCAGGGATGACAGCAAGCTGGGCGGCGGCTTTCAATTTGACAGCAGTCCGGTCATGAATGTCGTGACAGACTCAAGAGTCTATTGGCGCGGGGAGACCCGGGAGTATTATACGGGTACAGGCTGGATTGATGACGCGCGGGAGAATACGGGGCCCCGATCAGCCGAATCCGGAGAAGAGGTCGTGAATCCGCAGGCGGGAACAGCCGCCAAACACCAGATTACTCAGCGGGTCACGATGCTGAATCAGGAGAAGTATCCGGTGCTGTTTGGTGCCTATTCGATTACTCAAGTTGACATTCCGCCGGATGCATCAGACGCAGATATCAAGCCGAAGCTGATATGGAGCGGCAAGAGAGCGACGATGTACTGGGGCGGTTTCACCAGCGGTTCCCGGGGCAATGGCAACTATCCCCGCCAGTACACGGTGGTTTCAGAGGTTCCTGAATATTCGGAGGACGAGCTGCAGAAGGAAAGCTTTAACCAGCTCTACGGTGCAGGAAGCGGTGATGAGCAGGCTTATCTGCAGCTGCCTTCCGCTTTTCCGGACCGGGTTAAAGATTTGGCCCAGCAGGTAACGTCTTCAACCAGTACGCCTTATGGCAAAGTCATGCTGCTCAGAGATTATCTGAGAACGAATTTTAGATATACCAATACGCCCGATCTCAGCAAAAAAAAGTCCAGTGATTTCGTGGACAGCTTTCTGTTTGAAATCAAGGAAGGTTACTGCGATTATTTCTCAACGGCCTTGGTTATGATGGCGCGTTCCTTGGATATTCCGGCCCGTTGGGTGAAAGGATACGCGCCCGGACAGCTTGGAGCGGCTTCGGATTTGGCCGAGAAATCGGCTGCTCCGGATAACAATCCTCAGACTTATATGGTTACCAACGCTGATGCCCACTCTTGGGCAGAGATTTATCTGGGTGAAACCTACGGCTGGATTCCGGTTGAAGCGACTCCCGGATTTACCCTTCCGGACAGCACCCCTGTTCAGGAGCAGGAGGATGAACCTGCCGAGCAGCAGCAGCCGGAGGAAGAGAAAGAAACCTCCCAGCCAGACGAGCCTGTGCAGGCTAGTGTTTCGGACGGCCGTTTTCCAGCTTCTGTTATCGGCTGGGTTCTGGCTGCGGCACTGCTGCTGTGGGCTTCGTTTGCAGCCTGGAGAAACCGGACAGCCCTTTATTTCCTGCTGCTGCGTTTGAGACATGGTCAACATCTGACCGATGCAGACAAAGTGGTGGCGGAATCCCGGAGATGGCTGGCTATTATGAAACGCCAGGGATACGGAAGAGCCGAACATGAAACCATAAGAGAAGCGGCTCAGCGCTGGGAACGGGTGCAGCCCGAGGTTGCGGAACGTTTAGAGCCGCTCCTCAGACAGTTTGAACAGGCCAAATACAGCGCCGAGTCTGTTGGTCAAGAAGATTGGAGAACGACGATCAAGCTTTCCAGGGAGCTCAAGGCTTTTGTTCGAAAGCAGAAACGAAAACAAGCCGGGTAA
- the yqeK gene encoding bis(5'-nucleosyl)-tetraphosphatase (symmetrical) YqeK, whose translation MAFTREELIKAVSGQMPEKRWRHTEGVMASAVDLAGRFGADPVKADLAALLHDVAKYWPIEQQAAVIRDNADKGLNQELLEHDKQLLHSEVGAFVAERDYGITDREVLDAIRYHTSGRIGMTKLDKIICLADYIEPGRDFPGVDTIRDLAKNSLEEALVAGFDSTISFLLQQRKIIFPMTMFARNDLIKQLNEAKRAQASKG comes from the coding sequence ATGGCATTCACCCGTGAGGAACTGATTAAGGCGGTATCCGGTCAAATGCCTGAGAAAAGGTGGAGACATACCGAAGGGGTCATGGCTTCTGCCGTGGATCTGGCCGGGCGTTTTGGCGCCGATCCGGTTAAAGCCGATTTGGCAGCTCTTCTGCATGATGTGGCCAAATATTGGCCGATCGAACAGCAGGCGGCCGTGATTCGCGACAACGCGGACAAGGGCTTGAACCAGGAGCTGCTTGAGCATGACAAACAGCTGCTGCATTCCGAGGTCGGCGCTTTTGTAGCTGAGCGGGATTATGGCATAACCGACCGCGAAGTGCTGGACGCAATCCGGTACCATACCTCGGGACGGATTGGGATGACCAAGCTGGACAAAATCATTTGCCTGGCCGATTATATCGAGCCGGGACGGGATTTCCCGGGCGTGGATACGATTCGCGATTTGGCGAAAAATAGTCTCGAAGAGGCGCTGGTCGCCGGCTTCGATTCGACCATTTCTTTTTTGCTGCAGCAGCGCAAGATTATATTCCCGATGACGATGTTTGCCCGGAACGATCTCATCAAGCAGCTGAATGAAGCTAAACGGGCTCAAGCCTCCAAAGGCTGA
- a CDS encoding YqeG family HAD IIIA-type phosphatase produces MFEKFMPKLRVDTVFDIDLEDLYDKGYRGIITDLDNTLVGAKDPLSNPKLVAWFEYVKKCGFQLVIVSNNNMNRVSTFATPLNIEFVHQARKPSNAPFRRAMNMMNLQPQETIVIGDQLMTDVLGGNRLGLFTVLVLPISAGDEGIGTRINRRLERFVKGRLHKAGLWLEEDKKK; encoded by the coding sequence TTGTTTGAGAAATTTATGCCCAAATTGCGGGTCGATACGGTGTTTGACATCGATCTGGAGGATCTGTATGACAAAGGATACAGAGGAATCATTACGGATTTGGACAATACGCTTGTAGGGGCCAAGGATCCGTTATCCAATCCGAAGCTCGTAGCGTGGTTTGAATATGTAAAGAAATGCGGATTTCAGTTAGTAATCGTATCCAACAATAACATGAACAGGGTGTCGACGTTTGCGACTCCTTTAAATATCGAATTTGTGCACCAGGCGCGCAAGCCTTCCAATGCCCCGTTCAGAAGAGCCATGAATATGATGAATTTGCAGCCTCAGGAGACGATCGTCATCGGAGACCAGCTGATGACCGACGTTTTGGGCGGAAACCGTCTGGGGCTGTTTACTGTGCTTGTCCTGCCGATTTCGGCAGGGGACGAAGGCATCGGGACGCGGATTAACCGCAGACTTGAACGTTTTGTCAAAGGAAGGCTGCATAAAGCCGGACTTTGGCTGGAGGAGGATAAGAAGAAATGA
- the spoVAD gene encoding stage V sporulation protein AD, whose protein sequence is MLLGGQTWEFKSKPVIIGSAAVVGPEEGQGPLAADFDYVFDNLEIGESTWEKAERKLLEHAGTTALMHAGITKDQLQYFVGGDLMNQIISASFAARSFGAPYLGVFGACSTSMESLAIASMMVDSGNAGYVLAGTASHNCTAEKQFRYPTEYGSQKPPTAQYTVTGSGCAVVAAKGNGPRVTHATIGKIQDLGITDPFNMGAAMAPAAADTIVSHFRDTGRTPADYDLVVTGDLASVGLPIVKDILKRDGVPMEQTDFQDCGLMIYDREKQPQVIAGGSGCGCSASVTYGHILKRIASGNLKRVLVVATGALLSPLSYQQGESIPCIAHAVAIEKEGI, encoded by the coding sequence ATGCTGCTTGGCGGACAAACCTGGGAATTCAAATCAAAGCCGGTGATTATCGGATCCGCTGCCGTTGTGGGACCGGAGGAAGGACAAGGCCCGCTTGCTGCGGATTTTGATTACGTGTTTGACAATCTGGAGATCGGTGAATCGACTTGGGAGAAAGCAGAACGCAAGCTGCTGGAGCATGCAGGCACTACCGCGCTGATGCATGCGGGAATTACCAAAGACCAGCTGCAGTATTTTGTCGGCGGGGACCTGATGAACCAGATCATCAGCGCGTCCTTTGCGGCCCGCAGCTTCGGGGCTCCATATCTGGGGGTCTTTGGCGCTTGCTCGACCTCCATGGAAAGTCTGGCGATTGCTTCGATGATGGTCGACAGCGGCAACGCGGGTTATGTGCTCGCGGGAACCGCCAGCCACAATTGCACGGCGGAAAAACAGTTTCGTTATCCGACCGAATACGGTTCACAGAAGCCTCCGACAGCCCAGTATACGGTTACGGGTTCGGGCTGCGCTGTCGTAGCAGCCAAAGGGAACGGTCCGCGGGTTACTCATGCTACGATCGGCAAAATCCAGGACCTTGGCATTACCGATCCGTTTAATATGGGCGCAGCTATGGCTCCGGCTGCAGCCGATACGATCGTTTCGCATTTCCGCGATACGGGCAGGACGCCGGCCGACTATGATTTGGTCGTAACCGGAGACCTGGCCTCTGTAGGGCTGCCGATTGTGAAGGATATTTTGAAGCGGGACGGGGTTCCGATGGAGCAGACGGATTTCCAGGACTGCGGGCTGATGATTTATGACCGTGAGAAGCAGCCGCAGGTGATCGCCGGCGGGAGCGGCTGCGGTTGTTCGGCATCCGTTACTTATGGCCATATCCTGAAGAGGATCGCTTCCGGCAATCTCAAGCGGGTCCTTGTCGTAGCGACAGGCGCGCTTCTGTCGCCGCTGTCTTATCAGCAAGGGGAATCGATCCCCTGCATTGCGCACGCTGTTGCGATTGAGAAGGAGGGAATATAA
- the yhbY gene encoding ribosome assembly RNA-binding protein YhbY encodes MLTGKQKRFLRAQAHHLDPIFQVGKGGTNEGVIKHIEEAIEKRELIKISVLNNCLEDPKDIAAELAEGSGAELVQTIGRTIVLYKESKDYKQIELPK; translated from the coding sequence ATGTTAACAGGAAAACAGAAACGCTTTTTACGCGCGCAAGCTCATCATTTGGACCCGATCTTTCAGGTGGGCAAGGGCGGCACCAACGAAGGGGTTATTAAACATATCGAGGAAGCCATTGAGAAGAGAGAGCTGATCAAGATTTCCGTTCTGAATAACTGCCTCGAAGATCCGAAGGACATTGCTGCGGAGCTTGCCGAAGGCTCCGGTGCAGAGCTGGTACAGACCATTGGACGCACGATTGTGCTTTATAAGGAGTCTAAAGACTACAAGCAAATCGAGCTGCCGAAATAA
- a CDS encoding AAA family ATPase, producing MPLNPESLVVISAVRTNLESCILGKSFEIRLLLTALLAGGHVLIEDVPGTGKTQLIKALAKSMNGEYRRVQCNPDILPSDITGVSIYHPHEQKFVFRAGPVMTNLLLADEINRATTKTQSALLEVMEERSVTVDGVTYSLPHPFMLCATQNPIDFEGTYMLPEAQLDRFMIKITMGYPDAETEKKMVLAQQIGQPVDSLLPVTDMYRIAQLQREVRDVHISEAVTGYLLEVVRSTRQHGAVLLGASPRASLAFTAAVKAFAFLDGRDFVLPDDIKLLAPYVLSHRMLLRPESRQGVQHAGVVLRSILEQVQVPVSVGR from the coding sequence ATGCCCCTTAATCCCGAATCATTAGTTGTTATATCTGCTGTTAGAACGAATTTGGAATCCTGCATCCTGGGGAAATCCTTTGAAATCAGACTGCTGCTGACCGCCCTGCTGGCAGGCGGACATGTTCTGATTGAAGATGTGCCGGGAACGGGGAAAACCCAATTAATCAAGGCTTTAGCGAAATCCATGAATGGAGAATACCGGCGTGTCCAGTGTAATCCGGACATTTTACCGAGCGATATAACGGGGGTTTCGATTTACCATCCTCATGAGCAGAAATTCGTGTTCCGTGCCGGTCCCGTGATGACGAATCTTCTGCTGGCGGATGAAATCAACCGCGCAACCACCAAAACCCAATCCGCTTTGCTGGAGGTCATGGAGGAACGCAGCGTGACCGTTGACGGCGTAACCTACTCGCTGCCGCATCCTTTTATGTTATGCGCGACGCAGAATCCGATTGATTTTGAAGGCACCTATATGCTGCCCGAGGCTCAGCTGGACCGCTTCATGATCAAAATTACGATGGGATATCCCGATGCCGAGACCGAGAAGAAGATGGTGCTGGCTCAGCAAATCGGACAACCCGTCGATTCCCTTCTCCCTGTTACCGATATGTACCGGATCGCCCAGCTTCAGCGGGAGGTTCGTGATGTGCACATCAGCGAAGCGGTTACCGGCTATCTGCTGGAGGTCGTCCGCAGCACGCGTCAGCACGGCGCTGTCCTTCTTGGGGCAAGCCCGCGCGCATCCCTTGCATTCACGGCGGCTGTCAAAGCATTTGCTTTCCTGGACGGCCGGGACTTTGTCCTGCCGGACGATATTAAGCTGCTGGCTCCTTATGTGCTGAGCCACCGCATGCTGCTTCGCCCGGAATCTAGACAAGGAGTTCAGCATGCCGGAGTTGTGCTTCGTTCCATTCTTGAGCAGGTACAGGTGCCTGTGTCCGTGGGGCGATAA
- a CDS encoding shikimate dehydrogenase, which yields MGNLAQLVKVHEPLLFGVMGDPIGHSKSPVMHMAALKELGLSGSYVPLHVKGEQLGAAVEGIRALGFHGVNVTVPHKVDVIPFLDAVDADAKAIGAVNTIVNDGGFLTGYNTDGIGYIRSLKEEAIPDLRGLTVLVLGAGGAARGIVHALLKEKPSEIIIANRTMENASKLALEWASLGKITACGTDSEALAAYAGRADIIINTTSVGMHPNGGDTPLEERFIPEGIVVSDLIYNPLKTRLLQEAEAKGCRIHGGLGMFVNQGAYALEYWTGLTAPSEAMRQAVLTEFGVY from the coding sequence ATGGGAAACCTTGCTCAGCTAGTGAAGGTTCATGAGCCGCTGCTGTTTGGCGTCATGGGCGATCCGATTGGGCACAGCAAATCTCCGGTGATGCACATGGCGGCTTTAAAGGAGCTGGGATTGTCCGGCTCCTATGTGCCGCTGCACGTGAAAGGGGAACAACTCGGGGCGGCTGTAGAAGGGATACGGGCTTTAGGCTTCCATGGCGTAAACGTAACCGTGCCGCATAAGGTGGACGTCATTCCTTTTCTGGATGCGGTGGATGCCGATGCCAAGGCGATTGGGGCGGTCAATACGATCGTCAATGACGGAGGTTTTTTGACTGGCTACAACACGGATGGGATTGGATATATCCGTTCGCTCAAAGAGGAAGCGATCCCGGATTTAAGGGGGTTAACCGTACTTGTCTTAGGGGCCGGGGGCGCGGCTCGCGGCATCGTTCATGCGCTGCTGAAGGAGAAGCCTTCGGAGATCATCATCGCCAACCGGACAATGGAGAACGCAAGCAAGCTGGCTTTGGAATGGGCGTCGCTCGGCAAAATCACGGCCTGCGGGACAGATTCGGAAGCTTTGGCAGCCTATGCAGGCCGGGCGGATATTATCATCAACACGACTTCGGTCGGCATGCACCCGAACGGTGGAGACACGCCGCTGGAAGAGCGGTTTATCCCGGAGGGGATAGTAGTCAGCGATTTGATCTACAATCCGCTGAAGACCCGGCTGCTGCAGGAGGCTGAAGCCAAAGGCTGCCGGATCCACGGCGGGCTGGGCATGTTTGTGAACCAGGGGGCTTATGCCTTGGAGTATTGGACCGGTCTCACGGCTCCTTCGGAAGCGATGAGGCAAGCGGTATTAACCGAATTTGGGGTATACTAG
- the rsfS gene encoding ribosome silencing factor: MAVSPEQLLNLAVTAADDKKAMNIVALDLKGISLISDYFVICHGNSDTQVQAIATEIRKQVNEAGGTVKGIEGLDSARWVLMDLGDVIVHIFHRDEREYYNIERLWSDAKVVETV, translated from the coding sequence ATGGCAGTTTCGCCAGAACAATTGTTAAACCTCGCGGTTACGGCCGCTGATGATAAGAAAGCTATGAATATTGTCGCTTTGGATTTGAAGGGGATTTCTCTGATTTCGGATTATTTCGTGATTTGTCACGGTAATTCCGATACGCAGGTGCAGGCGATTGCCACCGAAATCCGCAAGCAGGTGAATGAAGCAGGAGGTACGGTCAAAGGCATTGAAGGCCTTGATTCGGCCCGCTGGGTGCTGATGGATCTGGGTGACGTTATCGTGCATATCTTCCACCGCGACGAACGCGAATATTACAATATCGAACGTCTTTGGTCCGATGCCAAAGTTGTGGAGACGGTATGA